Part of the Sinorhizobium terangae genome is shown below.
CGTGCTGGTCGGTCGATGCGGAGTCCCCGCACCATTTTGTCGGGCCGAGTCCGCTCCTGCCGGACGCCCCGGAGATTGCGGCCTACGCGCGGGCGATCGCCGACGAAGGAATGACCGTGCGCCAGATTGGGACGGCGATCTGCGAGCGCGTCCACCGCGACTTCGTCTACGATACCGAGGCGACGACCGTAAACACGACGGCTGCCGAAGCCTTCAAGCTCAAGCGCGGCGTCTGCCAGGACTTTGCACATGTGATGATCGTCGCCCTTCGCAGCCTCGGCATTCCGGCGGGCTATGTCAGCGGGTTCCTCAGAACCTTGCCGCCGCCAGGCAAGGAACGGCTGGAAGGCGCCGACGCAATGCATGCCTGGGTTCGCTTCTGGTGCGGCACCGCGAGCGGCTGGATGGAACTCGACCCGACGAACAATATTCCGGCCGGCACGGATCACATCGTCGTAGGCCACGGCCGCGACTACGGCGACGTCGCGCCCGTAATCGGCATACTCAAGAGCTATGG
Proteins encoded:
- a CDS encoding transglutaminase family protein → MLYDINLTITYGYEAPVAGGRHLVRVLPASIPGRQRLVVGSISCQPTPGERVESVDFFANPTTSILFRSVHDSLAIRMQARVQVEAQALTADLTPPLAGLPSQLAACWSVDAESPHHFVGPSPLLPDAPEIAAYARAIADEGMTVRQIGTAICERVHRDFVYDTEATTVNTTAAEAFKLKRGVCQDFAHVMIVALRSLGIPAGYVSGFLRTLPPPGKERLEGADAMHAWVRFWCGTASGWMELDPTNNIPAGTDHIVVGHGRDYGDVAPVIGILKSYGSHTTEQAVDVVPVG